One Pullulanibacillus sp. KACC 23026 DNA segment encodes these proteins:
- a CDS encoding uroporphyrinogen-III synthase has protein sequence MNKASALLGRRLLITRDGASAMAMAKVVESYGGIPYLAPVLSFKQALLGEADIHAIMEQDWLVFTSANGVRSFFDQIKERSSIGFPRIAVVGSKTAEALNQYGLKADLMPSDFTARALATAFSELPEGQKLAILKGQLAKESLEESLKEQGHLVSSYIVYHTVPNYEGKSDLQRVLKEHPIDVLTLTSPSSLAFFLELSGYTVNDPFFDRVLLGCIGPETKKFALEQGFSHVIMPNQYTVKALIEAIAAYYLEGSSCQH, from the coding sequence ATGAACAAGGCTTCTGCACTTTTGGGCCGCCGTCTGTTAATTACGCGTGATGGGGCTTCTGCTATGGCCATGGCAAAAGTGGTGGAGTCCTATGGAGGGATTCCTTACCTTGCACCTGTTTTGTCGTTTAAGCAAGCTTTATTAGGTGAGGCTGACATTCACGCAATTATGGAGCAGGATTGGCTTGTTTTTACAAGTGCTAATGGAGTTCGGTCTTTTTTTGACCAAATAAAAGAGAGGTCGTCTATCGGTTTTCCTAGGATTGCAGTTGTCGGAAGCAAGACGGCTGAAGCCCTTAACCAATATGGTCTAAAGGCCGATCTCATGCCATCTGATTTTACGGCTCGTGCCTTAGCGACTGCTTTTTCTGAATTGCCCGAGGGACAGAAACTAGCCATTTTAAAAGGACAGCTTGCCAAGGAGTCACTGGAAGAGTCTTTGAAAGAACAGGGGCACTTGGTCTCGAGCTATATCGTTTATCATACGGTTCCCAATTACGAAGGTAAATCGGATTTGCAAAGGGTTTTAAAGGAACATCCTATCGATGTCCTGACATTAACAAGTCCGTCTTCGCTTGCCTTTTTTCTTGAACTTTCTGGCTATACGGTTAATGATCCATTCTTTGACCGCGTCTTGCTTGGATGCATTGGACCAGAAACCAAGAAATTTGCTTTGGAACAAGGGTTTAGCCATGTTATAATGCCAAACCAATATACTGTAAAAGCACTTATTGAAGCAATAGCTGCTTATTATTTGGAGGGATCATCATGTCAACATTAA
- the yihA gene encoding ribosome biogenesis GTP-binding protein YihA/YsxC: MKINRADFVISAVKPDQWPKDGLPEIALAGRSNVGKSSLINTLLNRKNLARTSQRPGKTQTLNYFIINESFYFVDVPGYGYAKVSQAERKAWIRMIETYLTKNQQLRVVVQLVDLRHAPSAEDVQMYQFLKHYGIPVIIVTTKADKISRGQYQKHLKVVRETLNKDPEDPIVLFSSFKGLGKDELWQAIQPYLGS, translated from the coding sequence ATGAAAATTAACCGCGCCGATTTTGTGATAAGCGCGGTGAAGCCCGATCAATGGCCGAAAGACGGCTTGCCGGAGATCGCGCTAGCCGGTCGATCCAATGTAGGAAAATCATCCTTGATTAACACCTTATTGAATCGGAAGAACTTGGCTCGCACCTCACAAAGACCGGGTAAAACGCAAACACTTAATTATTTTATTATCAATGAATCCTTTTACTTTGTTGACGTTCCTGGCTATGGGTATGCGAAAGTTTCACAGGCTGAGCGAAAGGCCTGGATTCGCATGATTGAAACCTATCTGACAAAAAATCAACAACTTCGAGTGGTTGTACAGCTTGTTGATCTGCGTCATGCCCCATCTGCTGAAGATGTACAAATGTATCAATTTTTAAAACATTACGGTATTCCAGTGATCATCGTTACAACAAAGGCAGATAAAATTTCACGCGGCCAATACCAAAAGCATTTAAAAGTGGTTCGCGAAACCTTAAATAAAGATCCCGAAGATCCGATTGTCCTGTTCTCCTCTTTTAAAGGATTGGGCAAGGACGAACTGTGGCAGGCCATTCAACCCTATCTAGGAAGTTGA
- the hemB gene encoding porphobilinogen synthase yields the protein MSTLNFDRHRRLRRTPTLRRMIRETQVTVDDFIYPVFAVEGEGVRNEISSMPGVFQFSLDTLVKEMEEVVSLGIPSVMVFGIPSEKDAVGSGAYHTHGIVQKAIRVIKENFPELVVIADTCLCEYTDHGHCGVIQGDQVLNDESLSLLAKTAVSQAEAGADIIAPSNMMDGFVAAIRKELDEAGFEEIPIMSYAVKYSSAFYGPFRDAADSAPQFGDRKSYQMDPANRREAFREAESDVQEGADFLMVKPGLSYLDILRDISNLYDLPLVTYNVSGEYAMVKAAAQNGWIDEKQTVLEILTSFKRAGADLILTYHAKEAARWLKEGYKS from the coding sequence ATGTCAACATTAAATTTTGACCGTCATAGAAGGTTGCGTCGGACACCGACTCTGCGCCGCATGATTCGAGAAACTCAAGTGACGGTGGATGACTTTATTTATCCCGTGTTCGCGGTTGAAGGAGAAGGGGTTCGAAACGAAATCTCTTCGATGCCAGGCGTCTTTCAGTTCTCTTTAGACACACTCGTGAAAGAAATGGAAGAAGTCGTTTCTCTTGGTATACCTTCTGTTATGGTGTTTGGTATTCCAAGTGAAAAAGATGCAGTGGGTTCAGGCGCCTACCACACTCATGGAATTGTGCAGAAAGCCATTCGAGTGATTAAAGAAAACTTTCCTGAACTCGTTGTCATTGCCGACACTTGTTTGTGTGAGTATACCGACCATGGTCATTGCGGGGTTATTCAAGGTGACCAAGTTTTAAATGATGAGAGCTTAAGCTTACTTGCAAAAACCGCTGTTTCACAAGCTGAAGCAGGGGCTGACATTATTGCCCCTTCCAATATGATGGATGGATTTGTGGCAGCTATTCGTAAAGAGCTGGATGAAGCAGGCTTTGAAGAGATTCCGATCATGTCTTATGCGGTGAAATATTCCTCTGCCTTCTATGGACCATTTCGTGATGCAGCAGATAGTGCGCCGCAATTTGGAGATCGTAAATCGTATCAGATGGACCCGGCAAACAGAAGAGAGGCTTTCCGTGAAGCGGAATCCGACGTTCAGGAAGGCGCGGACTTTTTAATGGTGAAACCTGGCTTGTCTTATCTGGATATCCTTCGTGATATCAGTAATCTGTATGATCTGCCTCTTGTTACTTACAATGTGAGCGGGGAATATGCGATGGTCAAGGCGGCGGCCCAAAACGGCTGGATTGATGAAAAACAAACCGTTTTAGAAATTTTAACGAGCTTTAAGCGTGCTGGTGCTGATTTAATTTTGACTTATCACGCGAAAGAGGCAGCTCGTTGGTTGAAAGAAGGCTATAAGTCATGA
- the hemC gene encoding hydroxymethylbilane synthase — protein sequence MRTIRVGSRKSQLALTQTNWVMDQLKAKHSDLNFELKHIVTKGDKILDVTLSKVGGKGLFVKEIEQALYDKEIDFAVHSMKDMPAELPPGLTIACIPVRENPFDVIITKDNRSLAELPEGAVVGTSSLRRQSQLLAIRPDLEIESIRGNIDSRLRKLEEGPFDAIVLAAAGLERMGWSDRVKKEVLEAETMLPAVGQGALAIECRSDDEELLALLKSIHDEETAQAVQAERGFLGALEGGCQVPIAAFAQLQSSGTIQLSGLVATPDGQTVIAGQAEGSDPLALGEGLANDLKERGAKAILDSVKEELNQ from the coding sequence ATGAGAACTATTCGAGTAGGCTCACGAAAAAGTCAATTGGCTCTTACTCAGACTAATTGGGTGATGGACCAGCTTAAAGCGAAGCATTCTGATTTGAATTTCGAACTCAAACATATTGTAACTAAAGGTGATAAAATTCTGGATGTGACGCTGTCAAAAGTAGGAGGCAAAGGCTTATTTGTTAAAGAAATTGAACAAGCACTCTATGATAAAGAGATTGATTTTGCGGTACATAGCATGAAGGACATGCCTGCTGAGCTTCCTCCAGGACTCACCATTGCCTGCATTCCTGTTCGTGAAAACCCGTTTGATGTCATCATTACGAAGGATAACCGCTCTCTTGCCGAATTACCTGAAGGGGCGGTTGTTGGAACAAGCAGTCTTCGCCGACAAAGCCAGTTGCTTGCCATAAGACCGGACCTGGAAATTGAATCGATTCGTGGGAATATTGATTCCCGATTAAGAAAACTTGAAGAAGGACCGTTTGATGCGATTGTGTTAGCGGCGGCCGGGCTTGAACGAATGGGCTGGTCTGACCGGGTGAAGAAAGAGGTGCTTGAAGCGGAAACGATGCTCCCAGCTGTGGGCCAAGGTGCCTTAGCGATTGAATGCCGCTCGGATGACGAGGAACTGCTTGCCTTGTTAAAAAGTATTCACGATGAAGAAACGGCTCAAGCGGTTCAGGCTGAGCGAGGGTTCTTAGGGGCACTTGAAGGCGGCTGCCAAGTTCCGATTGCGGCTTTTGCACAATTGCAGTCATCAGGAACTATCCAGTTGTCAGGACTCGTTGCGACACCGGATGGTCAAACTGTCATAGCTGGTCAGGCAGAAGGTAGTGATCCATTAGCTCTTGGTGAAGGTCTTGCCAATGACTTAAAGGAGAGAGGCGCCAAAGCTATTCTTGATTCTGTTAAAGAGGAATTGAACCAATAA
- the ccsA gene encoding cytochrome c biogenesis protein CcsA: MAFWLLSIVWVLQVGIFFLKYEELGEFPIVTLTDGLFFLTWFLVTVTLVLDRFYELDLIISFSNLAGFILMAISLFKPDRRAPELINSHLMSDLLIIHITIALIAYAFFTLSFVLSMMYMVEYSWLKKKKWNRQLTRFGSLSMLEKGAFYCNLCGVPLLFVSLILGVIRASAALPNFSWLDPKVITSFIILGVYGYYLYQKLGKNVYGRPLVFWNTTAFLLILINVFLSQTITSFHLW, from the coding sequence ATGGCCTTCTGGTTGCTTTCTATTGTTTGGGTCTTGCAGGTGGGGATCTTCTTTCTGAAATATGAAGAATTAGGGGAATTTCCCATCGTCACCTTAACGGATGGTCTGTTCTTTTTAACTTGGTTTCTTGTTACGGTCACGCTCGTTTTGGATCGATTTTATGAACTTGACCTTATCATTTCTTTTTCTAATTTGGCCGGCTTTATTCTCATGGCCATCAGTCTTTTCAAGCCGGACAGGCGTGCTCCAGAGTTAATCAACAGTCATTTAATGTCGGACTTGCTGATTATCCATATTACAATTGCGCTTATTGCTTATGCTTTCTTTACTCTTTCATTCGTGCTGTCTATGATGTATATGGTGGAGTATTCTTGGTTGAAAAAGAAGAAATGGAATCGGCAGCTCACTCGCTTTGGAAGTCTTTCAATGCTTGAGAAAGGCGCTTTTTATTGCAATTTGTGTGGAGTTCCCTTATTGTTTGTGAGTTTAATCCTTGGGGTCATTCGAGCATCAGCTGCCCTTCCTAACTTCAGCTGGCTCGATCCAAAAGTGATTACCTCTTTCATTATATTAGGGGTTTATGGCTATTATCTTTATCAGAAATTAGGCAAGAATGTATATGGAAGACCCCTTGTTTTTTGGAACACAACGGCTTTTCTTTTAATACTAATCAACGTATTTTTATCACAAACGATTACGAGTTTCCATCTATGGTAA
- the hemA gene encoding glutamyl-tRNA reductase: MHILVVGLNHRTAPVHIREKLAFPESELGRAHVELRQQKSIFENVIVSTCNRTEIYVVTDQVHTGRYYTKQFLINWFNERPEDIEPYLFVKEGREAVEHLFRLTCGLESLVIGETQILGQVRSSFMLAQSSETTGTFFNELFKQALTVAKRAHSETSINENAVSVSYAAVELANKIFGRLDDKEILIIGAGKMGELTAKHLKSHGVPKIRVVNRTYEKAEELAAHFSGQPLEWTRMESALKETDIVISSTGAKGLVLDAGTVQQAMKERKGRPLFIVDIAVPRDIDPEINKVEGVFLYDIDDLEGIVEANILERQEEAQKIEALIVSQIAAFEQWIKTLGVVPAIQAIREKALMIQEDTMKSLERKLDHLSDRDKKLIGKHMKSIINQLLRDPIQRAKEFADEREGQLKLETLIQLFGVEEAYEKKVAGTASNLAESKQPNAEGQKVRWNEAAINS; this comes from the coding sequence ATGCATATTTTGGTCGTTGGGTTGAATCATCGAACGGCACCTGTTCATATCCGGGAAAAGCTTGCTTTCCCAGAGTCTGAATTGGGACGTGCTCATGTTGAGTTAAGACAACAGAAAAGTATTTTTGAGAACGTCATTGTTTCTACGTGCAATCGGACAGAAATCTATGTTGTCACTGACCAAGTGCACACAGGCCGTTATTATACAAAACAATTCCTGATCAATTGGTTCAATGAAAGGCCGGAAGATATTGAACCTTATTTATTTGTGAAGGAAGGAAGAGAAGCGGTTGAACATCTTTTCCGTTTGACGTGCGGATTGGAATCGCTTGTCATTGGCGAGACTCAGATTCTTGGTCAGGTACGTTCTTCGTTTATGTTGGCTCAGTCCTCTGAGACAACAGGCACCTTTTTTAATGAACTGTTTAAGCAAGCCTTGACGGTTGCTAAACGAGCCCATTCTGAAACCTCAATTAATGAAAATGCTGTTTCGGTCAGCTATGCCGCTGTCGAGCTTGCCAATAAGATTTTTGGTCGTCTTGACGATAAGGAAATCTTGATCATTGGTGCGGGCAAGATGGGTGAATTGACGGCCAAACATTTAAAGAGCCATGGTGTTCCGAAAATCCGTGTCGTCAACCGCACATATGAGAAGGCAGAAGAGCTTGCTGCTCACTTCTCGGGTCAACCGCTGGAATGGACACGCATGGAATCCGCACTGAAAGAAACGGATATCGTCATTAGTTCAACAGGGGCAAAAGGATTAGTGTTGGACGCTGGAACTGTTCAGCAAGCAATGAAAGAGAGAAAAGGCAGACCTCTTTTCATTGTTGATATTGCCGTCCCTCGTGATATTGATCCGGAGATAAATAAAGTGGAAGGCGTTTTTCTATATGATATCGATGATCTCGAAGGTATTGTTGAAGCCAATATTCTTGAAAGACAAGAAGAAGCTCAAAAAATTGAAGCGTTGATTGTCTCTCAAATTGCGGCATTTGAACAATGGATCAAGACCCTTGGCGTTGTGCCGGCAATACAAGCGATACGTGAGAAGGCGCTTATGATTCAGGAGGATACGATGAAGAGTCTTGAACGGAAATTGGATCATCTGTCTGATCGCGATAAGAAACTCATCGGAAAGCATATGAAGAGTATTATTAACCAATTGTTAAGAGACCCTATCCAGCGAGCGAAAGAATTTGCCGACGAGAGAGAAGGACAGCTTAAGCTTGAAACGCTGATCCAGTTATTTGGTGTTGAAGAAGCCTATGAAAAGAAAGTGGCTGGAACTGCTTCAAACCTTGCAGAATCGAAACAACCTAATGCCGAGGGGCAAAAGGTTAGATGGAATGAAGCGGCGATTAACTCCTAG